A genomic window from Buteo buteo chromosome 13, bButBut1.hap1.1, whole genome shotgun sequence includes:
- the NR2E3 gene encoding photoreceptor-specific nuclear receptor: protein MAASPAGSVVSAGLDDSPTGLSPAPGKALSPVLLCKVCGDTSSGKHYGIYACNGCSGFFKRSVRRKLIYRCQAGTGLCPVDKAHRNQCQACRLKKCLQAGMNKDAVQNERQPRSTAQVRLDSIELDAELPPEHVATTHEVPPTPCPAPRGPGATVAVTPGPRVPTPPTNHRFMASLMTAETCAKLEPEDADETVDVTGSEPERAGGEYQVAPYPAASPENVYETSARLLFMAVKWAKNLPVFSNLPFRDQVILLEEAWSELFLLCAIQWSMPLESCPLLAVPELAAGKLLPAALDVRALQETLSRFKALSVDPTEFACMKAVVLFKPETRGLKDPEQVENLQDQSQVMLGQHNRSHYPGQPVRFGKLLLLLPALRFISSERVELLFFRRTIGNTPMEKLLCDMFKN from the exons ATGGCTGCGTCACCGGCGGGGTCAGTGGTGAGCGCTGGACTGGACGATAGCCCCACGG ggctgagcccGGCTCCTGGCAAGGCGCTGAGCCCCGTGCTGCTGTGCAAGGTGTGTGGGGACACCAGCAGCGGGAAGCACTACGGCATCTACGCCTGCAACGGCTGCAGCGGCTTCTTCAAGCGCAGCGTCCGCAGGAAGCTCATCTAcag GTGCCAGGCGGGGACGGGGCTGTGCCCGGTGGACAAGGCACACCGCAACCAGTGCCAGGCCTGCCGGCTCAAGAAGTGCCTGCAAGCCGGCATGAACAAGGACG CCGTGCAGAACGAGCGCCAGCCCCGCAGCACGGCCCAGGTCCGGCTGGACAGCATCGAACTGGATGCCGAGCTGCCCCCTGAGCACGTGGCCACCACCCACGAGGTCCCCCCgaccccctgcccagctccccgCGGTCCCGGTGCCACCGTCGCCGTCACCCCAGGTCCCCGCGTGCCCACACCGCCCACCAACCACCGCTTCATGGCCAGCCTGATGACGGCCGAGACCTGCGCCAAGCTAGAGCCTGAGGACG CCGATGAGACAGTGGACGTGACGGGCAGCGAGCcggagcgggcgggcggcgagTACCAGGTGGCACCGTACCCGGCGGCCAGCCCCGAAAACGTCTATGAGACCTCTGCACGTCTCCTCTTCATGGCTGTGAAATGGGCCAAAAACCTGCCTGTCTTCTCCAACCTGCCCTTCCGTGACCAG GTGATCCTGCTGGAAGAAGCGTGGAGCGAGCTGTTCCTGCTCTGTGCCATCCAGTGGTCCATGCCCCTGGAGAGCTGCCCGCTGCTGGCTGTCCCCGAACTGGCCGCCGGCAAACTGCTGCCGGCCGCCCTGGACGTCCGAGCGCTGCAGGAGACCCTCAGCCGCTTCAAGGCGTTGTCTGTTGACCCCACTGAATTCGCCTGCATGAAGGCCGTGGTGCTCTTCAAACCAG AGACCCGCGGCCTGAAGGACCCCGAGCAGGTGGAGAACCTGCAGGACCAGTCGCAGGTGATGCTGGGGCAGCACAACCGTTCGCACTACCCCGGGCAACCCGTCAG GTttgggaagctgctgctgctcctcccggCGCTGCGCTTCATCTCCTCTGAGCGCGTGGAGCTGCTCTTCTTCCGCCGGACCATTGGCAACACCCCCATGGAGAAGCTGCTGTGTGACATGTTCAAGAACTga